The Campylobacter concisus genome has a window encoding:
- a CDS encoding Fe-S-containing protein produces MSIYFYQVFLVLLGFTLFAALNNKDKSLKTLFLPSLFGVVAGVFIFKVVRHALIDDQFKMFIDSVTLVFLLISILWIFLELKIAKIVTFFILGIGFGFGYSSSSVLFPLFGGELLDTLSVISFFLMIFAMILLVFLFFFISNLKSSISPLIAKILALITLVFLLIDRSSQTALELLRAGALKISSELNSQILSVSAKGIYVSEFGTYFYIFVILLLCITALFFMPKSIDKNKFGSIKYRFTKAIRENISDNAKFAFCSILIALGFSLYYDLYASRPPEISEPVLVEPVGDKFIFDVDMLKDNELHRFAYITDEGKQIRFFLLNRFSDRVSPVIVFDSCMICGDMGYIKRGNDLICISCNVRIFLPSVGKEGGCNPIPMPFIFDGKNIIVDYKTITDGANFFSKVVEKMVLDPVSRKKVSNLESRSYLYYGRTYFFENNETQAKFEANPEKYVETNGTLK; encoded by the coding sequence ATGTCAATTTATTTCTATCAGGTCTTTTTAGTCCTTCTTGGATTTACGCTTTTTGCTGCCTTAAATAACAAGGATAAAAGTTTAAAAACACTCTTTTTACCGTCACTTTTTGGAGTCGTAGCTGGCGTATTTATCTTTAAAGTCGTTCGTCATGCACTTATAGATGACCAGTTTAAAATGTTCATAGATTCAGTGACGCTAGTTTTTCTACTAATTAGCATTTTATGGATATTTCTTGAGCTTAAGATAGCAAAAATTGTAACGTTTTTTATTTTAGGCATCGGCTTTGGCTTTGGCTATAGTTCAAGCAGTGTGTTATTTCCACTATTTGGTGGTGAGCTACTAGATACGCTTTCGGTCATTAGCTTCTTTCTAATGATATTTGCAATGATTTTGCTCGTATTTTTATTCTTTTTTATTTCAAATTTAAAATCTAGCATTTCTCCATTAATAGCTAAAATTTTGGCCCTTATCACTTTAGTTTTCTTGCTAATCGATAGGAGCTCTCAGACAGCACTCGAGCTTTTGCGTGCTGGGGCTTTAAAAATAAGTAGTGAGTTAAACTCTCAGATTCTATCTGTTAGTGCAAAAGGTATTTACGTATCAGAATTTGGTACTTATTTTTATATCTTTGTGATCTTACTTTTATGCATCACTGCGCTTTTCTTTATGCCAAAAAGTATTGATAAAAATAAATTTGGTTCTATCAAATACCGCTTTACAAAAGCCATTAGAGAAAATATTTCTGATAATGCAAAATTTGCATTTTGTAGTATTTTGATAGCACTTGGATTTTCACTCTATTATGATCTTTACGCATCTCGTCCACCTGAAATTTCAGAGCCAGTCTTGGTTGAGCCAGTGGGAGATAAATTTATATTTGATGTTGATATGTTAAAAGATAATGAACTTCACAGATTTGCTTATATAACAGATGAGGGCAAGCAGATAAGATTTTTCTTGTTAAACCGCTTTAGCGACCGCGTCTCGCCTGTTATCGTCTTTGACTCTTGTATGATTTGCGGCGATATGGGCTATATAAAAAGAGGTAATGACCTTATTTGTATCTCTTGTAATGTTAGAATTTTCTTGCCATCAGTTGGCAAAGAAGGTGGTTGCAATCCGATACCAATGCCATTTATCTTCGATGGCAAAAATATTATAGTTGATTATAAAACTATTACAGATGGAGCAAATTTCTTTAGTAAGGTCGTCGAAAAGATGGTGCTTGACCCAGTTAGTCGCAAAAAAGTGAGCAACCTTGAGTCAAGATCATATTTATACTATGGACGCACATATTTCTTTGAAAATAACGAAACTCA